In Bacillota bacterium, a single window of DNA contains:
- a CDS encoding MFS transporter has product MGVRRRLWPSGGSQWLRRSLAYSTAEGTLAAASENLGINYVALFAVAMGASALEVSLLTAIPNLLANSFQLPFGRLAERTGKNKLLWIIGNTIVRWVWVPMAALPWLIHDRTWLIYSLLALVSFRGLGMAIAIPAWTSLMANLTHRSWRGAYFALRNILANLVALAASVVAGYLIKGFGYPAGYAVAFGAAWFIGIFSLLVILPVHDPAAQTRVAPGAGSAGGTPARDAPGQRRMLFASDWLAGGPARWKSEAPGFYEYAVAAFLWNTAVHLPIALFPVHFTQQLYGTEELWGIANGATFLTTILGQRYWGRLCDRVGQRPVMIWSGVWAAMLPVWWAIIPSSEWVVAINVVGGLAWAGYNLAAFNLILEVTPDSRRPSYVAVFNLGVGVAASAGPILGGWLAEYVGTAPVMALSGVFRLASLALFARWSGMRVAWKRARLFSARDRWLSGGAARR; this is encoded by the coding sequence GTGGGCGTGCGGCGCAGGCTATGGCCCTCTGGCGGGAGCCAGTGGCTGAGGCGCTCTCTTGCCTATAGCACCGCCGAGGGCACCCTGGCCGCGGCCAGCGAGAACCTCGGCATCAACTACGTCGCTCTCTTCGCGGTGGCGATGGGGGCGTCGGCGCTCGAGGTCAGCCTCCTCACGGCGATCCCCAACCTGCTCGCCAACTCCTTTCAGCTTCCCTTCGGGCGCCTCGCCGAGCGCACGGGCAAGAACAAGCTTTTATGGATCATCGGCAACACCATCGTACGCTGGGTCTGGGTGCCGATGGCGGCGCTGCCGTGGCTGATTCACGACCGGACCTGGCTCATCTACTCGCTTTTGGCGCTCGTATCGTTCCGGGGGCTCGGGATGGCCATTGCGATCCCGGCGTGGACGTCGCTCATGGCCAACCTGACCCACCGGAGCTGGCGGGGCGCCTACTTTGCACTGCGCAACATCCTCGCCAACCTGGTGGCGCTGGCGGCGTCGGTGGTGGCGGGGTACCTCATCAAGGGGTTTGGCTACCCTGCCGGCTACGCTGTGGCGTTCGGCGCCGCATGGTTCATCGGGATTTTCTCGCTGCTGGTTATCCTGCCGGTCCACGACCCGGCCGCCCAAACCAGGGTGGCCCCCGGGGCCGGCTCTGCCGGCGGGACACCCGCCCGGGATGCCCCCGGGCAGCGGCGGATGCTGTTCGCTTCTGACTGGCTGGCCGGCGGCCCGGCCCGGTGGAAGAGCGAGGCGCCCGGCTTTTACGAGTACGCCGTGGCCGCGTTTTTATGGAATACCGCGGTGCACCTGCCCATTGCCCTGTTCCCGGTGCACTTCACCCAGCAGCTTTACGGCACGGAGGAGCTGTGGGGCATCGCCAACGGCGCGACGTTCCTCACCACCATCCTGGGGCAGCGGTACTGGGGCCGTCTGTGCGACCGGGTCGGGCAACGGCCCGTCATGATATGGTCGGGCGTGTGGGCGGCGATGCTGCCCGTCTGGTGGGCCATCATCCCGTCGTCTGAGTGGGTCGTGGCCATCAACGTGGTGGGCGGGCTGGCGTGGGCGGGCTACAACCTCGCCGCGTTCAACCTGATCCTGGAGGTGACGCCGGACAGCCGGCGGCCGTCCTACGTGGCGGTGTTCAACCTGGGCGTCGGGGTCGCAGCGTCGGCAGGGCCGATTCTCGGGGGGTGGCTCGCCGAGTACGTGGGGACGGCGCCGGTGATGGCGCTGTCGGGCGTGTTTCGGCTGGCGTCGCTGGCACTGTTCGCCAGGTGGAGCGGCATGCGGGTGGCGTGGAAGCGGGCGCGGCTTTTCTCGGCGCGTGACCGGTGGTTGTCCGGCGGGGCGGCGCGCCGGTAG